The Candidatus Binatus sp. genome window below encodes:
- a CDS encoding aldo/keto reductase, with amino-acid sequence MQYDKLGKTGMTVSRICLGCMSYGDKKWRDWVLTMDDARDHFAAAIEAGINFYDTADVYSIGVSEEVTGRWLNEMGKRDELVVATKVNGPMGPGQNRAGLSRKHILAAVDASLRRLKMDYIDLYQIHRWDFATPIEETLEALDSIVRAGKVRYLGASSMAAWQFAKALHLQKENGWHRFISMQNHYNLVYREEEREMNPLCLDSGVGLIPWSPLARGFLAGNRDKAGSGPTVRAKSDEFAKGMYFRENDFEVLDVVESIAKERGVTPSQVACAWILQAPGVSAPIIGATKINHLKEAISAVDVKLSTDEVKALQMPYRPHPILGHTQPEPSRMVHGH; translated from the coding sequence ATGCAGTACGACAAACTCGGCAAAACCGGCATGACCGTCTCGCGCATCTGCCTCGGATGCATGAGCTATGGCGATAAAAAATGGCGCGATTGGGTGCTCACGATGGACGACGCGCGCGACCATTTCGCCGCCGCGATCGAAGCGGGCATCAATTTTTACGACACCGCAGACGTTTACTCGATCGGCGTCAGCGAGGAGGTCACCGGCCGCTGGCTGAATGAGATGGGGAAGCGCGACGAACTGGTGGTCGCGACCAAAGTCAACGGGCCGATGGGACCCGGGCAAAATCGCGCAGGCCTCAGCCGCAAGCACATTCTCGCAGCCGTCGACGCCTCTCTCCGCCGCCTCAAGATGGATTACATCGACCTCTATCAAATCCATCGATGGGATTTTGCGACGCCGATCGAAGAAACGCTCGAGGCGCTCGATTCAATCGTCCGCGCGGGCAAGGTGCGTTATCTCGGCGCCAGCTCGATGGCGGCGTGGCAGTTTGCCAAGGCGCTGCATCTGCAGAAGGAAAACGGATGGCATCGATTCATCTCGATGCAAAATCACTACAACCTCGTTTATCGCGAGGAAGAGCGCGAGATGAATCCGCTATGCCTCGATAGCGGCGTCGGCCTGATCCCGTGGAGTCCGCTCGCGCGCGGCTTCCTGGCCGGCAATCGCGACAAGGCCGGCAGCGGTCCGACCGTGCGCGCCAAGAGCGACGAATTCGCCAAGGGGATGTATTTTCGCGAGAACGATTTCGAAGTGCTCGACGTCGTCGAAAGCATCGCGAAGGAACGCGGCGTCACGCCGTCGCAGGTCGCATGCGCATGGATTCTCCAGGCGCCCGGCGTCAGCGCGCCAATCATCGGCGCGACCAAAATCAATCATCTGAAGGAAGCGATCTCAGCCGTGGACGTGAAGCTCAGCACCGACGAGGTCAAAGCCCTGCAGATGCCCTATCGGCCTCATCCCATTCTCGGGCACACGCAGCCGGAGCCGTCGCGGATGGTGCACGGGCATTAG